The proteins below come from a single Gammaproteobacteria bacterium genomic window:
- a CDS encoding OmpA-OmpF porin, OOP family, translating into MSNLSKIIRYVAIPTLCLGLGGIANSAPLDDRGYVFDTQGEVVKDNYGDCVRSTFPQSEVPDACGGEKKKVEPKPPARVERAAPPPAPHVEKTSLEAKALFATNKFVLKPAGKASLDKLAREIKSISGVHEIHVIGHTDSKGSAAYNQRLSEQRARTVKDYLHFKGLRNITAEGRGLREPVASNATESGRAQNRRVEVEVVVE; encoded by the coding sequence ATGAGCAATTTGTCAAAAATTATCCGTTATGTAGCCATTCCTACATTATGTTTAGGCTTAGGAGGAATAGCGAATTCAGCACCTCTTGACGATAGGGGATATGTTTTCGATACTCAAGGAGAAGTTGTTAAAGATAACTATGGTGATTGTGTGCGAAGCACTTTTCCTCAAAGTGAAGTTCCAGATGCGTGCGGTGGGGAAAAGAAAAAAGTTGAGCCTAAGCCACCTGCAAGAGTCGAGCGTGCGGCACCTCCTCCTGCACCTCATGTAGAGAAGACTTCGTTAGAAGCGAAGGCTCTCTTTGCCACCAACAAATTTGTCCTGAAGCCTGCTGGTAAAGCTTCTCTCGATAAACTCGCACGAGAGATTAAGAGCATCTCTGGTGTTCATGAAATCCATGTAATCGGCCATACCGATAGCAAGGGATCCGCTGCTTATAATCAACGTCTCTCTGAGCAGCGTGCAAGAACTGTGAAGGACTATCTACATTTCAAGGGTTTAAGAAATATCACCGCCGAAGGTCGTGGGCTAAGAGAGCCAGTGGCCAGCAACGCTACCGAGTCTGGCCGTGCCCAAAATCGCCGTGTCGAAGTTGAGGTGGTGGTTGAATAA